In one Kitasatospora cineracea genomic region, the following are encoded:
- the carB gene encoding carbamoyl-phosphate synthase large subunit: MPKRTDIKSVLVIGSGPIVIGQAAEFDYSGTQACRVLKAEGLRVILVNSNPATIMTDPEIADATYVEPITPEFVEKIIAKERPDALLPTLGGQTALNTAISLHKAGTLEKYDVELIGADVEAINKGEDRELFKGVVEAVNAKIGYGESARSVICHSMEDVLAGVETLGGYPVVVRPSFTMGGAGSGFAHDEEDLRRIAGQGLTLSPTTEVLLEESILGWKEYELELMRDKHDNVVVVCSIENFDPMGVHTGDSITVAPAMTLTDREYQILRDIGIAVIREVGVDTGGCNIQFAVNPEDGRVIVIEMNPRVSRSSALASKATGFPIAKIAAKLAVGYTLDEIPNDITEQTPASFEPTLDYVVVKVPRFAFEKFPSADATLTTTMKSVGEAMAMGRNFPEALNKALRSLEKKGSQFSWVGEAGEKDELLAKAVVPTDGRINTVMQAIRAGATPEEVFESTKIDPWFVDQLFLIHEIAVELGEGDKLDPELLRHAKRHGFSDQQIGEIRGLKADVVREVRHALGIRPVFKTVDTCAAEFAAKTPYFYSSYDEESEVAPRTKPAVIILGSGPNRIGQGIEFDYSCVHASFALADAGYETVMVNCNPETVSTDYDTSDRLYFEPLTLEDVLEIVHAEQQAGPLAGVIVQLGGQTPLGLAQALKDNGVPIVGTPPEAIHLAEERGAFGRVLRDAGLPAPKHGTAFSFEEAKAIADEIGYPVLARPSYVLGGRGMEIVYDEPSLASYLERHAGLISEHPVLIDRFLDDAVEIDVDALYDGEELYLGGVMEHIEEAGIHSGDSACALPPITLGGYDIKRLRSATEGIAKGVGVRGLINIQFALSGDILYVLEANPRASRTVPFTSKATAVPLAKAAARISLGATVAELRAEGLLPREGDGGTLPADAPISVKEAVMPWSRFRDVHGRGVDTVLGPEMRSTGEVMGIDRVFGTAYAKSQSGAYGALPTKGKVFVSVANRDKRNLVFPARALVELGFELLATTGTAEVLQRGGIPATVVRKHSDGEGPNGEQTIVQLIHEGAVDLIINTPYGTGGRLDGYEIRTAAVSRGVPCLTTVQAMGAAVQGIAELRRGEVGVMSLQEHAALINSGRN; the protein is encoded by the coding sequence GTGCCTAAGCGCACCGACATCAAGTCCGTCCTGGTCATCGGCTCCGGCCCGATCGTCATCGGCCAGGCGGCGGAGTTCGACTACTCGGGCACGCAGGCCTGCCGGGTGCTCAAGGCCGAGGGGCTGCGGGTCATCCTGGTCAACTCCAACCCGGCGACCATCATGACCGACCCGGAGATCGCCGACGCCACCTACGTCGAGCCGATCACCCCCGAGTTCGTCGAGAAGATCATCGCCAAGGAGCGCCCCGACGCGCTGCTGCCGACCCTGGGCGGCCAGACCGCGCTGAACACCGCGATCTCCCTGCACAAGGCCGGCACGCTGGAGAAGTACGACGTCGAGCTGATCGGCGCCGACGTCGAGGCGATCAACAAGGGCGAGGACCGCGAGCTCTTCAAGGGCGTCGTCGAGGCCGTCAACGCCAAGATCGGGTACGGCGAGTCCGCCCGCTCGGTGATCTGCCACTCGATGGAGGACGTCCTCGCGGGTGTGGAGACGCTGGGCGGCTACCCGGTCGTCGTGCGCCCCTCCTTCACCATGGGCGGCGCCGGCTCCGGCTTCGCCCACGACGAGGAGGACCTGCGCCGGATCGCCGGGCAGGGCCTGACCCTCTCGCCGACCACCGAGGTACTCCTGGAGGAGTCCATCCTCGGCTGGAAGGAGTACGAGCTGGAGCTGATGCGCGACAAGCACGACAACGTGGTCGTCGTCTGCTCGATCGAGAACTTCGACCCGATGGGCGTGCACACCGGTGACTCGATCACCGTCGCCCCGGCGATGACCCTCACCGACCGCGAGTACCAGATCCTGCGCGACATCGGCATCGCCGTGATCCGCGAGGTCGGCGTCGACACCGGCGGCTGCAACATCCAGTTCGCGGTCAACCCCGAGGACGGCCGGGTCATCGTCATCGAGATGAACCCGCGCGTCTCGCGCTCCTCCGCGCTGGCCTCCAAGGCGACCGGCTTCCCGATCGCCAAGATCGCCGCGAAGCTCGCCGTCGGCTACACGCTGGACGAGATCCCCAACGACATCACCGAGCAGACCCCGGCCTCCTTCGAGCCGACCCTCGACTACGTCGTCGTCAAGGTGCCGCGGTTCGCGTTCGAGAAGTTCCCGTCCGCCGACGCCACGCTGACCACCACCATGAAGTCGGTCGGCGAGGCCATGGCGATGGGCCGCAACTTCCCCGAGGCGCTGAACAAGGCGCTGCGCTCGCTGGAGAAGAAGGGCTCCCAGTTCAGCTGGGTCGGCGAGGCGGGCGAGAAGGACGAGCTGCTGGCGAAGGCGGTCGTCCCCACCGACGGCCGGATCAACACCGTCATGCAGGCGATCCGGGCCGGCGCCACCCCCGAGGAGGTGTTCGAGTCCACGAAGATCGACCCGTGGTTCGTCGACCAGCTCTTCCTGATCCACGAGATCGCCGTCGAGCTGGGCGAGGGCGACAAGCTCGACCCCGAGCTGCTGCGGCACGCCAAGCGGCACGGCTTCTCCGACCAGCAGATCGGCGAGATCCGCGGCCTGAAGGCCGACGTGGTCCGCGAGGTGCGGCACGCGCTCGGCATCCGCCCGGTGTTCAAGACCGTCGACACCTGCGCCGCCGAGTTCGCCGCCAAGACCCCGTACTTCTACTCGTCCTACGACGAGGAGAGCGAGGTCGCGCCGCGCACCAAGCCCGCCGTGATCATCCTGGGCTCCGGCCCGAACCGGATCGGCCAGGGCATCGAGTTCGACTACTCCTGCGTGCACGCCTCCTTCGCGCTCGCCGACGCCGGGTACGAGACCGTCATGGTCAACTGCAACCCGGAGACCGTCTCCACCGACTACGACACCTCCGACCGGCTCTACTTCGAGCCGCTCACCCTGGAGGACGTGCTGGAGATCGTCCACGCCGAGCAGCAGGCCGGACCGCTGGCCGGCGTCATCGTCCAGCTCGGCGGCCAGACCCCGCTCGGCCTGGCGCAGGCGCTCAAGGACAACGGCGTGCCGATCGTCGGCACCCCGCCGGAGGCGATCCACCTCGCCGAGGAGCGCGGCGCCTTCGGCCGCGTCCTGCGCGACGCCGGGCTGCCGGCGCCCAAGCACGGCACCGCGTTCTCCTTCGAGGAGGCCAAGGCGATCGCCGACGAGATCGGCTACCCCGTGCTGGCCCGCCCGTCCTACGTGCTCGGCGGCCGCGGCATGGAGATCGTCTACGACGAGCCCTCGCTCGCCTCCTACCTGGAGCGGCACGCCGGCCTGATCTCCGAGCACCCCGTGCTGATCGACCGCTTCCTCGACGACGCCGTCGAGATCGACGTCGACGCCCTGTACGACGGCGAGGAGCTGTACCTCGGCGGCGTCATGGAGCACATCGAGGAGGCCGGCATCCACTCCGGCGACTCCGCGTGCGCGCTGCCGCCGATCACCCTCGGCGGGTACGACATCAAGCGGCTGCGCTCGGCCACCGAGGGCATCGCCAAGGGCGTCGGCGTGCGCGGCCTGATCAACATCCAGTTCGCGCTGTCCGGCGACATCCTGTACGTGCTGGAGGCCAACCCGCGCGCCTCCCGCACCGTGCCGTTCACCTCCAAGGCCACCGCCGTCCCGCTGGCCAAGGCCGCCGCCCGGATCTCGCTCGGCGCCACCGTCGCCGAGCTGCGCGCCGAGGGCCTGCTGCCGCGCGAGGGCGACGGCGGCACGCTGCCCGCCGACGCGCCGATCTCGGTCAAGGAGGCCGTCATGCCGTGGTCGCGCTTCCGCGACGTGCACGGCCGCGGCGTCGACACCGTGCTCGGCCCGGAGATGCGCTCCACCGGCGAGGTCATGGGCATCGACCGGGTCTTCGGCACCGCGTACGCCAAGTCCCAGTCCGGCGCGTACGGCGCCCTGCCCACCAAGGGCAAGGTGTTCGTCTCGGTCGCCAACCGCGACAAGCGCAACCTGGTCTTCCCGGCCCGCGCGCTGGTCGAACTCGGCTTCGAACTGCTCGCCACCACCGGCACCGCCGAGGTGCTGCAGCGCGGCGGCATCCCCGCCACCGTGGTGCGCAAGCACTCCGACGGCGAGGGCCCGAACGGCGAGCAGACCATCGTCCAGCTGATCCACGAGGGCGCGGTCGACCTGATCATCAACACCCCGTACGGCACCGGCGGCCGCCTCGACGGCTACGAGATCCGCACCGCCGCGGTCTCCCGGGGCGTGCCCTGCCTGACCACCGTTCAGGCGATGGGCGCGGCCGTGCAGGGCATCGCCGAGCTGCGGCGCGGCGAGGTCGGCGTGATGTCGCTGCAGGAGCACGCGGCACTGATCAACTCCGGCCGCAACTAG
- a CDS encoding quinone-dependent dihydroorotate dehydrogenase, protein MYKLLFNLVFKKMDPEKAHHLAFFWIRLAHSVPGLRSLVRALLAPRDPRLRTTALGLDLPGPFGLGAGFDKNGIGIDGLSMLGFDYVEIGTVTGEPQPGNPAPRLFRLVEDRALINRMGFNNQGSARVAARLAARPHTSSTPVIGVNIGKTKAVPEEEATADYLKSAKELAPYADYLVVNVSSPNTPGLRNLQAVRVLGPLLWDVRKAADEVTNHHVPLLVKIAPDLADEDIDEIADMALHLGLDGIIATNTTIGREGLRTPAARIEEIGMGGLSGAPLKERSLEVLERLRKRTDGRLAIVSVGGIETAEDAWQRILAGADLVQGYSAFIYEGPFWMRKLHKGLSARLRAAGYATIGDAVGKGNR, encoded by the coding sequence ATGTACAAGCTCCTGTTCAACCTGGTGTTCAAGAAGATGGACCCGGAGAAGGCCCACCACCTGGCGTTCTTCTGGATCCGGCTGGCCCACTCGGTGCCCGGCCTGCGCTCCCTGGTGCGCGCCCTGCTCGCCCCGCGCGACCCCCGGCTGCGCACCACCGCGCTCGGCCTCGACCTGCCCGGACCGTTCGGCCTCGGCGCGGGCTTCGACAAGAACGGCATCGGGATCGACGGCCTGTCGATGCTCGGCTTCGACTACGTCGAGATCGGCACCGTGACGGGCGAGCCGCAGCCCGGCAACCCCGCGCCCCGGCTGTTCCGCCTGGTCGAGGACCGGGCGCTGATCAACCGGATGGGCTTCAACAACCAGGGCTCGGCCCGGGTCGCCGCCCGCCTCGCCGCCCGCCCGCACACCAGCAGCACGCCCGTCATCGGCGTCAACATCGGCAAGACCAAGGCCGTGCCGGAGGAGGAGGCGACGGCCGACTACCTGAAGAGCGCGAAGGAGCTGGCGCCGTACGCCGACTACCTGGTCGTCAACGTGTCCTCGCCGAACACCCCCGGGCTGCGCAACCTGCAGGCCGTGCGGGTGCTCGGGCCGCTGCTCTGGGACGTCCGCAAGGCCGCCGACGAGGTCACCAACCACCACGTGCCGCTGCTGGTGAAGATCGCCCCCGACCTCGCCGACGAGGACATCGACGAGATCGCCGACATGGCCCTGCACCTCGGCCTCGACGGCATCATCGCCACCAACACCACCATCGGGCGCGAGGGGCTGCGCACCCCCGCCGCCCGGATCGAGGAGATCGGCATGGGCGGCCTCTCCGGCGCCCCGCTCAAGGAACGCTCGCTGGAGGTGCTGGAACGCCTGCGCAAGCGCACCGACGGCCGGCTCGCCATCGTCTCCGTCGGCGGCATCGAGACCGCCGAGGACGCCTGGCAGCGCATCCTGGCCGGCGCCGACCTGGTCCAGGGCTACTCCGCGTTCATCTACGAGGGGCCGTTCTGGATGCGCAAGCTCCACAAGGGCCTGTCGGCGCGGCTGCGGGCCGCGGGGTACGCGACGATCGGGGACGCGGTGGGGAAGGGCAACCGGTAG